In the genome of Pseudanabaena mucicola str. Chao 1806, the window GTACTAGCTACAGCTAGGGCGAAGTAAGGTTGTATAATCGACATTCCAAACTCTCGCAAGTTCTTTAGCACTTAGCTCTGCACGAATAATATCTTTAGTTGTATAGGCTTCTGCAATTGCTTTAATAAAGCCGCTTTCAACGTCATAATCGAGAGTCGTTGCGGGAAAAATCCGTATAGAAATTTATACAGACTCGTCCACAGTTATTTATTTGTCCAAAAGAGCCATTATTATTAATAGACCTGTTGGGAAACAAAAGTAATGTTTAGAGGGAATTTTGCTCTTTCCATCTTTTTTTAAGAAGCGTCCCAATAGAAGTTCCATAAGCCAGCCGCATGCAGCATAAGACGATCATCAAAATCAGGTAAGTAGCTAGACATAAGTAAACTAAAAACCGAGAGTTTTGTTCCGCCCGCTTAGCGGGCGGAACAAAACTCTGGTTTGGGTTTTAATTAAGTTGAGCTACTTATACGATTGCAATAAACTGCCGTTAGCGAGTTATAACGCTTGATACCTGCATGAGCATTTCACATTTCACTCTTTGAGCGCTAAATTCTCGATTCTCTTGCTTCTGCTGTTCAGTCAACTCTTTACCTCTTGGCTTTTTGTGTGGTAAACGTACGCGGACGTTGCACTGGTCTTTCTGTAGCATCAATGATTACGGATTGGACATCAACAAACTTTGCTAAAAATTCCTCAATGCTATGAATCTTTCTCTCTGGTAGTGCTTGTTTCTGTCCCAACGCTGTTTCCAGTATTGGCATGAGTCGATGTACCCAATCATGAGCGCAGGAACGGTCAAACCCAAATAACACACTCATTAAGTCGAAGGTGGGATAGCATTTGCAGTACAACAGGATGAAAAATAATTTGTCTGCACTGCTTCTCAGTGTTGCTCTCCTACCACCTCCTATTATTTCGATGACCGTGTCTTTGTTTAAGTAACGCGAGTTCGGGATAATTTGAAACGGGCTTTGAGAGATGGTTTGCTACGCAAACCATCTCTCAAAGCCCAAAAGTAAAAGCCTTGCTTAGCAAGGCTTTTACTTTTGGGCTTTTAAAATTTGCCAGCTTAACCCGAACTGACGTTAAGTAGGGATTAAAGTAATGAAATAAATATGAGATTGCTTCTATGCCTTGCTTTTGTTTCCCAACAAGTCTACTGTTTGTTCATGAACTCCAAACCAAGCTTCGCCTAGGTGTTGTGTATGTTCAAAAACCAGATCAAAAAATCTTACTAAATCCCTACTTAGAGTATTAGGTAGTTTTCGATGTTTTGCGATCTATTGCTCTATGTCACTTTGTCAAGATGAAGGGTCAATGCCCCTCACGCTTTTGTAATGTCGGGCAAATAGTTCAAAAATCTGATTGATCTCATCTACTGACCTCTCACCAAAACGTACTCCTGTCCGATAGTTCCAGTTACGCCAAGTTAGTCTTTGGAGATATCAACCCGTTGGCGAATAACTGCGTCTTCCCAACCCGATTTGAATGGTCCTCTACGGAGATTTTCTGGATACTTGCGAATATCCTTCTCATATTCAATTCCTGAGATGATTTGTTCGCCGTCTTGAACATCAAGCACTACTAGATAACCTCTCGCTATTTCCTCACCGATATTTTAAGCAACCTAACGTTGCCGATCACCCGCCGCAGATAAAATCTGCATTACAACCGATCAACTTTCGGCGGTCGGTGTGCATGGGCGTTGTTAGGCTGAGATCACCTGCTTCAAGAAATACATAAGCAAGGTACGTTACCAGCAATCTACCAATAGATTGGCAAGAGTTGCATTAAGGAACATACCCTACAAGATCGGCGATCGCACTACCCTTATCATTAAGCCTGTAATATCTGTAATATATTTAAACAATGGCAAAAACAAAATCTCGATATGTATGCAATAACTGCGGTGAAGACTTCCCACAGATGTATGGAAAATGTCCCGCTTGCGCTAGTTGGGGAACGTTGCAAGAAGAGATAGTTCCTGTCATGTCCACAAATACCAATGCGATCGCCACATTCTCGCATCTCAGTACAGCCAAATCTAAGGGAAAAATACAAGCTAGAGAATCTTTAACGCTTTCACAAATTACCGACAATGACCAAGCGCGATCCCCATCTGGCTATGAAGAACTCGATCGCGTATTGGGTGGAGGCATTGTGGCTGGTTCCCTTGTGCTGATTGGTGGTGAACCAGGGATTGGCAAAAGTACACTGTTATTGGGCATGGCGCAAAAACTGATGAGTCGCTATCCCACGCTCTATGTCTGTGCGGAGGAGTCAGCACAACAGGTGAAACTGCGATCGCAGAGATTGGGAATTCTTGAAGAGAACTCTGATGCTCTCTATTTATTGGCGGAAACTGATTTAGAGACAGTCTTAAGAGAATTGCAATCTCTCCGCCCGAAAGTTGCCGTAATTGATAGTATTCAAGCGCTTTATTTCTCAAATTTAAATGCTGCCCCTGGTTCCGTTTCACAGGTACGAGAATGTACGGCGGCGCTGATGCGCGTAGCTAAGCGAGAAAATATATCGCTATTTATCGTTGGTCATGTCACGAAGGAAGGCTCGATCGCAGGACCAAAGGTTCTAGAACATATGGTGGATACAGTGCTCTATTTTGAAGGCGATCGCTTTGCTACCCACCGACTATTACGATCAGTCAAAAATCGCTTTGGGGCAACACAGGAGATCGGTGTATTTGAGATGATTGATCGCGGCTTGCGTGAAGTTGCCAATCCTTCGGAATTATTTCTCGGCAATCGAGATGAAGCGGTTTCAGGCACAGCGACAATAGTAGCTTGTGAGGGAACGCGCCCAATAGTGGTGGAATTGCAAGCGCTCGTCAGTCCTACCAGTTATTCCTCGCCTCGCCGCACGACAACGGGCATAGAAACAAATCGCTTTCTGCAAATTCTGGCTGTTCTGGAAAAGCGAATCGGTATTCCTCTATCAAAACTGGATGCCTACGTGGCGGCAGCAGGTGGTTTGAATGTTGCGGAACCTGCGGTAGATTTGGGAGTAGCGATCGCTGTGGCGGCAAGTTTTCGCGATCGCATGGTCGATCCGCGCACAGTGATGATTGGCGAAGTGGGCTTGGGTGGGCAGGTGCGTCCCGTGTCGCAATTAGATATGCGATTAAAGGAAGCCGCAAAATTAGGTTTTAAAAGAGCGATTATTCCTAGTATGCAGGTGATGCAAAATTACGGCATGGAAATAGTAACTGTGACCAAGGTTTTGGATGCGATCATTGCAGCTTTGCCGCGCACCAAGTTTGAAGCTTCTAAGCCAAGTGAAGACTAAAGCCGAAATGTTGTGCGTCTGCTAGGCTCACAACATTTCGGCTTTTTATCAACTTGATCGCAGTTCTAATCCTAATACTTGAGTATGCTCACCTCGTGCTTGCGTTACTCCAATCGTGCGTTCTGAAGCTTCGATCATAGGTCGGCGAAGGCTAACTACAATGAATTGAGCGAGATTAGCTTGCTTGCGTACCATTTTCGAGAGACGTTCAACATTTGCGCCATCAAGGAACATATCCACTTCATCAAAAGCATAGAAGGGGGATGGACGATAGCGCTGGAGAGCGAAGATAAAACTAAGTGCAGTGAGGGATTTTTCGCCTCCAGACATGGATGAGAGATGTTGTACCTGCTTACCTTTGGGATGAGCAACGAGTGTCAGTCCACCACTGAGTGGCGCATTGGGATTTTCTAATTGGAGATAGCCATCTCCATCAGAGAGTTCCGCAAAGATTTCTTTGAAATGTCCGTTTACAGCATCAAATGCTTGCATGAAGGCACGTTGACGCAGAGTCGTAAAGTTCTCAATTCTAATTAAGAGTTCAGTCCGTTCTTGGTTGAGTGTTTCCAGCCGACTACTAAGTTCTTCCAGACGCTCAGAAGTTGCTTCATATTCAGCGATCGCCATCATATTGACGGGTTCCATCGACTGAATCCGCTTGAGTAAGCGACGTTGTTCTAGTTGTAATTGCTCAAGGGTCATGCCTTCGGGAACTTCAGGAACGATATCTGGCAGTTCAATTTGCTGCAGTTGTTCGGTAAATTGGGCAATTTGTTTTTCTAGTTCTACCTGACGTTCGTGATTTTTTTGTAACTGCCATTCCTGTTGTTGTTGTTGTTGCTTTTGATTGCGTAGCGATCGCTCACAGGCATCACGCTCCTGCTTAGCTGCACCGATAATTTGCTCTAGGACATCAAGGCGTGATTGGTAAGAGGCGATCGCATTTTCAGTTTGTTTAATTTGATTTTGAATTTTGGCAGTGTTGTTAATCAGTTCTGTTTGAGTATTCCGCAGTTCTTGAAGACGACTTTGGCGCTGAGCCATTTTTTCTAGCGCAAGTTGATGCTGATTTTCTAATTCACCCAATTGTTGTTTTGCAGTTCGCAGTTCAATTTCTGCACTGTTGAGTAAAGCTTCTTGCCCTTGTAAAGCTTCTTGAGCCAGTAGCCATCGGGTATGGGTTCCCGACCTTTCTAATTCTGCAAGTTCTGCACGTTTTACTAGTAATTTTGCTTCTAGTTCGGCAATATTGCCATCAAGGGTATTTAACTGTGCATGACCAATTTCAATGGCGGCTCGGGTTTGTTGAATTTGATCTTGTAGGCGTGAGTGATCGCGACTGTTGCGTTCGACTTGCTCATAGATGCGATCGCGTTTAAGTTGTGCTTCACGATGGGTGGTTCTGGCGGATTGTAATTGCTCTTCATATTTAGCAATACCTGTCAAAGCACCACGCAAACGTTGATTCAATCGCGCTAACATTTGGTCAATTTCTAATAGGCGATCGCGCAGTTGCTTAGTCTCTGACGATTCTGCAGGCTTGGTATTACCGAAATGGAGGCTGGTATGTAAAGGAGCACTACCACCCGTCATTGCGCCAGAAGTTTCTAAAATTTCCCCCTCTAGCGTCACCATCCGATATTTACCAATATGGAAACGCGCTTGGTCGAGGTGCTCAAATACAAGCGTATTGCCAAAGACAAAGTAGAAGACATCACGATAGGGTTCCTCGTAAGAGACAAGATTAAAGGCGTAATCAATGGCTCCTAATTTTTGAGCTTCTATGTGTGAAGGTAACTTGGCAGGTTGCAATTTATTTAATGGTAAGAAGGTAGCGCGTCCTGCACGTTCCCGCTTAAGTAAAGCGATCGCCTCGGCAGCAACCTGATCACTATCCACTACTAGATTTCCTAAACGACCACCTGCACAGATTTCGAGCGCTAGCTGATAGCGAGGCTCCACTAGTCCTAACTGAGCAACCAGTCCATAGACTCCCGACAGTTCAGATTCGATGATCACCTGCGATGCTTTAGTGCCTTGTACCTCACGACTTGCCTGTACCTGTGCTTCTAGCTTATCTAGTTGACGGGTTTTGACTCGTTGCTCTTGATTGAGGCGATCAATCGTTTCATTTTGCAGTTGTACTTCGAGTTGAGCTTCTGACAAGGTTTTAGCAAGACTTTGCACTAAAGTCTCTGATCTATTGACCTCTACTTCTTGTAAACGCAGTGCATCTTCTAAGGAATGATTTGAGAGCATATCTACGGCATAGCGCCCTTCGCCAGCCATGATTTCTTGGAGTTCCTTTTCCTGTGATTCTAGTTGGAGCGATCGCTGATTGAGGACTTCTCTAATTCTGGTTTGTTCTTGCTTTTGGGGATCTAGCTCTGTTTGGATATGATCGATATCTTGACGTAACTGTGTTTGCTGACGCACCCATTCCGATGAAGCTGAGGCGATCGCTTGTACTTCTTTTCGATATTGGGAAACAATCGAAGCTTGTTGATCGCGAGTCTTCTCTGATGTAGCTAAGGCTTCTTCGTGAAGTTGTTTTTGAGATTCTAAGTGTTCAGATTCACGAAGGAGTCGATCAATTTCCTCTTGAGTACTAACAATGTGATTTTGGTTATTTTGATAGGAACTAGTCAGAGATTGTTGCTGCCGTTGTAATCCACGCAATTCCGCCTGTTGTGCTGATAGATTACTGGAAACTGAGAGATATTCTTCTTCACCGAGGGTATGGACGCGATCGCTCAATTCATTAAGCTGTACAGTTCCCATCTCAATTACCTGAGACAGCTCAAGTAAGTCATTCTCAATATTGCCGCATTGTTCGCGATTATTGACTAGCTCGACATTACGTAGTGACTGTTGATAAGTAATCTCGCGCTTTTGAAGAACTGCCTCTGATGCTTCCATCCGTTCGTATTCTAGGCGGAGGGCTTTATATTTTTCTGCCTTAACGCGATCGCCCTTCAGTTTTTCTTTGTTGGCAATTAATTCCTGTTCGACAATCCGAAATCGCTCTTCTTGCGTCTTCACATCATCAAGTTTATCCTTTGCCGTAGCAATTTTGCGATCGAACTCACCCACCCCTGCCAATTCATCAATGATTTCCCGACGTTCCCGCGAATTCATGGAAATAATGCCCGTAACGTCCCCTTGTAAAACAACATTATAGCCCTCAGGATAAATGCGGAACTTTGCTAACTGTTCATGAAGCTCGCCCAAATTGCAAGGAGTTCCATTAATGTAATATGTGGAAGTGTAGGTTCCCTGTGTCGTCACACGCAACTTCCGCATAACTGTCCATTCCCCCACATTCTGTCCTTCGGCTGTGGGAATTTCGAGCCCTTCTGCCTGCATGGCGGTGACTTCTGCTTCTTCCAATGCAAAGGTCACAGTTACATTTGCTTCCACCATCCGACCCTTTTTGCTATGGGCTTGGTTGACTAAATCTGGCAAGCGATCAGCACGCATCCCCTTTGAGCCTGCTAGACCGAGCGCAAATAGCAAAGCATCTAAAATATTTGATTTGCCCGAACCGTTAGGTCCCGAAACCACTGTAAAACCCTGCAATAGTGGGATTGATGTGGTCGAGCCAAAGGACTTAAATCTAGTGAGTTCTACATTTTTAATGTACATATGCAATATACGCAGTAGCGATCGGGGGCGTCTCAAGCAAAAAGTAGCGATGCTATGCTTTTGCTTCCTCTAGAATGTCAATTTCTGACAGCACGAAAGTGCCAATACGTTATCATAACTTGGCAAAAATGGCGTAGTTCACCTCAAGATTTTTTTGTAGATACTATGGCATCGTGTATAGCTACCCAAGAAGAGAAAGGTGTCGTGAAACGACACCTTTCTCTTCTTGGGTTTTGATTAAATAAAAAAGCCCGCCCTGAGGGTGGACTTTTTTTGTCTTGGAATTAAATTTAAGCGACGGATTTTGCTTTTTCCACAATCGCTGTAAATGCATCAGGATCAAGGATCGCGATTTGCGAAAGCATCTTACGGTTAATGTCGATATTTGCTTTCTTAAGTAAACCTGCAAACTTGCTATAGCTCAATCCTTGTTGGCGAGCCGCAGCATTAATGCGGGTAATCCAAAGACTACGGAAATCGCGCTTCTTCTTGCGGCGATCGCGATAGGCGTTACGAAGAGCTTTCATTACCTGCTGGTTAGCAGTGCGGAACAGCTTAGAGTGCGATCCGCGAAAGCCTTTGGCTAATTTCAATACTTTATTGCGGCGCTTTCTAGCTACGTTACCGCGTTTTACTCTCGTCATGGCTTCGTTATTATCGTGATTTGTTTTTTATGTAATTTTTACAGAGTGCTTTGCACCCTGTAAAAAGCTCAGTAAAGAGCTTTTAGGCGTAAGGCAACATTGCACTTACTCTGTCATTATCAGTCTCATCAACTATTGCTTTTTGACCTAATCTGCTCTTACGGGCAGTGGTTTTATGCTCTAGTAGGTGGTTGCGACCAGCGTGGCGGCGAGCAAACTTGCCGCTACCCGTCACCTTGAATCGCTTGGCGGCAGATTTACGAGTTTTGAGCTTAGGCACTTCTTTTTAGTCCAATTTTTTTGACCTTTACGAGTGTACCATAATTAAATGCGATATTTTGAAATTTGAAGTGAAATAATATGGCACAAATATGGCACAGACTATCACTCAACAAACAAAAGATGATTGGCGGCGCGAAGCGCCGCCAATCATCTTGAGATAGAAAGCAAAATTAGCGATATCTTGAATGAGTAAGTCATAGTTAATTCAAAGGTCGATCTTTGTCGCTACCCAATCTATTTGTATGGAATCTAGCTCAGAAATTAATTCACAAATCAGTTCAGAAATCAAGATGAAACGCCGCATATTTATTAGTACTGGAGAGGTGTCAGGTG includes:
- the radA gene encoding DNA repair protein RadA, with translation MAKTKSRYVCNNCGEDFPQMYGKCPACASWGTLQEEIVPVMSTNTNAIATFSHLSTAKSKGKIQARESLTLSQITDNDQARSPSGYEELDRVLGGGIVAGSLVLIGGEPGIGKSTLLLGMAQKLMSRYPTLYVCAEESAQQVKLRSQRLGILEENSDALYLLAETDLETVLRELQSLRPKVAVIDSIQALYFSNLNAAPGSVSQVRECTAALMRVAKRENISLFIVGHVTKEGSIAGPKVLEHMVDTVLYFEGDRFATHRLLRSVKNRFGATQEIGVFEMIDRGLREVANPSELFLGNRDEAVSGTATIVACEGTRPIVVELQALVSPTSYSSPRRTTTGIETNRFLQILAVLEKRIGIPLSKLDAYVAAAGGLNVAEPAVDLGVAIAVAASFRDRMVDPRTVMIGEVGLGGQVRPVSQLDMRLKEAAKLGFKRAIIPSMQVMQNYGMEIVTVTKVLDAIIAALPRTKFEASKPSED
- the smc gene encoding chromosome segregation protein SMC, whose product is MYIKNVELTRFKSFGSTTSIPLLQGFTVVSGPNGSGKSNILDALLFALGLAGSKGMRADRLPDLVNQAHSKKGRMVEANVTVTFALEEAEVTAMQAEGLEIPTAEGQNVGEWTVMRKLRVTTQGTYTSTYYINGTPCNLGELHEQLAKFRIYPEGYNVVLQGDVTGIISMNSRERREIIDELAGVGEFDRKIATAKDKLDDVKTQEERFRIVEQELIANKEKLKGDRVKAEKYKALRLEYERMEASEAVLQKREITYQQSLRNVELVNNREQCGNIENDLLELSQVIEMGTVQLNELSDRVHTLGEEEYLSVSSNLSAQQAELRGLQRQQQSLTSSYQNNQNHIVSTQEEIDRLLRESEHLESQKQLHEEALATSEKTRDQQASIVSQYRKEVQAIASASSEWVRQQTQLRQDIDHIQTELDPQKQEQTRIREVLNQRSLQLESQEKELQEIMAGEGRYAVDMLSNHSLEDALRLQEVEVNRSETLVQSLAKTLSEAQLEVQLQNETIDRLNQEQRVKTRQLDKLEAQVQASREVQGTKASQVIIESELSGVYGLVAQLGLVEPRYQLALEICAGGRLGNLVVDSDQVAAEAIALLKRERAGRATFLPLNKLQPAKLPSHIEAQKLGAIDYAFNLVSYEEPYRDVFYFVFGNTLVFEHLDQARFHIGKYRMVTLEGEILETSGAMTGGSAPLHTSLHFGNTKPAESSETKQLRDRLLEIDQMLARLNQRLRGALTGIAKYEEQLQSARTTHREAQLKRDRIYEQVERNSRDHSRLQDQIQQTRAAIEIGHAQLNTLDGNIAELEAKLLVKRAELAELERSGTHTRWLLAQEALQGQEALLNSAEIELRTAKQQLGELENQHQLALEKMAQRQSRLQELRNTQTELINNTAKIQNQIKQTENAIASYQSRLDVLEQIIGAAKQERDACERSLRNQKQQQQQQEWQLQKNHERQVELEKQIAQFTEQLQQIELPDIVPEVPEGMTLEQLQLEQRRLLKRIQSMEPVNMMAIAEYEATSERLEELSSRLETLNQERTELLIRIENFTTLRQRAFMQAFDAVNGHFKEIFAELSDGDGYLQLENPNAPLSGGLTLVAHPKGKQVQHLSSMSGGEKSLTALSFIFALQRYRPSPFYAFDEVDMFLDGANVERLSKMVRKQANLAQFIVVSLRRPMIEASERTIGVTQARGEHTQVLGLELRSS
- the rplT gene encoding 50S ribosomal protein L20, with the translated sequence MTRVKRGNVARKRRNKVLKLAKGFRGSHSKLFRTANQQVMKALRNAYRDRRKKKRDFRSLWITRINAAARQQGLSYSKFAGLLKKANIDINRKMLSQIAILDPDAFTAIVEKAKSVA
- the rpmI gene encoding 50S ribosomal protein L35; the encoded protein is MPKLKTRKSAAKRFKVTGSGKFARRHAGRNHLLEHKTTARKSRLGQKAIVDETDNDRVSAMLPYA